From a region of the Dictyostelium discoideum AX4 chromosome 2 chromosome, whole genome shotgun sequence genome:
- the poxA gene encoding animal heme peroxidase family protein yields the protein MRLNLISFFIIFTILVSISNSQEFRSYTGEGNNKQNPKQGSIFTPFIRLANPIKFNKNGFPNITNQPSRAISNIIFDQQTHIGSKEHLTDMFNMWGQFLIHNMALSKPEPNSWPIKVPKCDQYFDPACIGNKTMNYFRTRATEVPCDVGKTVVDEDGKCYEQINSLGSYIDGNVLYGNSEEICKNLRSLSGGEMKMTVTDVGDLPPKNVPGVPMDNDANLFPIDQLYSVGERRGNENPGLLSIHTLLLRDHNRLARKFARLHPEWDDERVFQQSRSCIIEQIQKITYDEYLPTTLGSFPSYTGYDANVNAQVSNEFTTTAFRFGHSEVGPFMEYYSENGTRLQPLPIKFSYFNPHALNRGVEPLIRGLIINEEENIDIYMISDLRNFLFGKPGQGGLDLASRNLQRNRDHGIPPYNSLRRQLGLRPVQTWSDITSDPQIQNRLKNAYKSVDDIDSYVGGLAEDHMEGSCVGQTFYLIIYEQFFRTRAGDRFWYETPEMRMVNRECETTTFAEVIKRTTSNIGYVQPNVFRK from the exons atgcgattaaatttaatatcgttttttataatatttactaTTTTAGTTTCTATTTCAAATTCTC agGAATTTAGATCATATACCGGTGAaggaaataataaacaaaatccAAAACAAGGTTCAATTTTTACTCCATTTATTAGACTTGCAaatccaattaaatttaataaaaatggattTCCAAATATAACGAATCAACCATCAAGAGCAATTagtaatataatatttgatCAACAAACTCATATTGGTTCAAAAGAACATTTAACTGATATGTTTAATATGTGGGGTCAA tttttaattcATAATATGGCATTATCAAAACCAGAACCAAATTCATGGCCAATTAAAGTACCAAAATGTGATCAATATTTTGATCCAGCATGTATTGGTAATAAAACAATGAATTATTTTAGAACTAGAGCTACAGAAGTACCATGTGATGTAGGTAAAACCGTAGTTGATGAAGATGGTAAATGTTATGAACAAATTAATAGTTTAGGATCCTATATAGATGGTAATGTACTATATGGAAATTCAGAAGAGATTTGTAAGAATTTAAGATCACTAAGTGGTGGTGAAATGAAAATGACAGTAACAGATGTTGGTGATTTACCACCAAAGAATGTCCCAGGTGTACCAATGGATAACGATGCAAATTTATTCCCAATCGATCAATTGTATAGTGTTGGTGAGAGAAGAGGTAATGAAAATCCAGGATTACTATCAATTCATACATTACTACTTAGAGATCATAATAGATTAGCTAGAAAATTTGCAAGATTACATCCAGAATGGGATGATGAAAGAGTTTTCCAACAATCACGTTCATGTATAATTgaacaaattcaaaagattACCTATGATGAATATTTACCAACTACTTTAGGTTCCTTCCCATCTTATACAGGCTACGATGCAAATGTGAATGCACAAgtttcaaatgaatttacAACTACAGCATTTAGATTTGGTCATAGTGAAGTTGGACCATTTATGGAATATTATTCAGAGAATGGTACTCGTCTTCAACcattaccaattaaattCTCTTATTTCAATCCTCATGCTCTTAATAGAGGTGTTGAACCATTAATTCGTGGTTTAATTATCaatgaagaagaaaataTCGATATCTATATGATTAGTGATTTAAGaaactttttatttggtaAACCAGGTCAAGGTGGTTTAGATTTAGCAAGTAGAAATTTACAAAGAAATCGTGATCATGGTATTCCACCATATAACTCATTAAGACGTCAGTTAGGTCTTCGTCCAGTTCAAACTTGGTCTGATATCACCTCTGATccacaaattcaaaatcgtTTAAAAAATGCTTACAAATCAGTAGATGATATCGACTCTTATGTCGGTGGTTTAGCAGAAGATCATATGGAAGGTAGTTGTGTTGGTCAAACTTTTTATCTCATCATCTATGAACAATTCTTTAGAACTAGAGCTGGTGATAGATTTTGGTATGAAACTCCTGAAATGAGAATGGTAAATCGTGAATGTGAAACTACAACATTTGCTGAAGTAATTAAAAGAACAACTTCAAATATTGGTTATGTTCAACCAAAtgtttttagaaaataa
- a CDS encoding RmlC-like cupin family protein, giving the protein MLSSTNSQQSIVSYSALKKPTMNSNSNNNNNNSNSKPKSIIPQTLKAPQHVNNNSSNNNNNNNINRPSHQLKPSLPSLSKPQQPIQQTQQQISPPQSIQQPIQQQQQQQQISPPQQQLQQQQQQQQQQQQQQQQQQQQQQQQQPSQQQPQPPQPIQPQQANQNIENEINNNKVVEPTEDSNTSPSLKTVKKIIISDDSMDVIIPDSPKSLSLNLDEYEEQAKPNFGYLNQSNMDYEVIVHNKPLNDSTNITSTDNIENKSENSSNNSSNNNNNNNNDNNNNTGNTNSNNNNSSNNNNNNNNNNNNNNNNNNNNNINNNINNNSNNNNNNNINNNNSNNNNNNNNNNNNSNNNNNSNNNNNEENLSKDKKIEELTNLLMNRDKMVSEMSKKLTGVQQESHAGSVPTSKISNLKVSFPNQQIQGTKPIAHFKTTIPINNNNNNNNNNNNNNSSNNNNNRNVGSKDKSRNQNGSNQPSSSNISKKQKPNENIDTSNLNGNAVDEIFDGLNDQVESIDSSGESISLLEKITHSSKNNINSVNNVNSNNNNNNNNNNNINNTNTNANTNNNNNGTSRSNSGNINNHNNNDKTTSSSTHSSSSSDASYWKNIASKFQTRLRNVEAALNGEFDKKPKEQALKAEDIALVVRNELLRSMKSNQQQPPQQQQQQPQQIENLVDPQIQQQNQLTQQLQQLQQQYQQLQQQNHQTQQQNHQIQQQNQQLQNQSQQLQQQFKFEQQRNTEIKLDLEKSKEQHQAELCKALKMVDEFEMKHNESQNKLVQWEKEIGSLKIQLDESKQYAEIVKVSFDKRMQKEMDEHEQELDLTKKKHLKKLDALFKELAQWKDCSKRLFAKINNRDQNESLPNETNVYDDFDDDDDDDDDNNDDNNDDNDEKDNKNNSNNNNNNNNNNNNNNNNNNNNNDNDNDNNVNNDTTLDQDKSKCNSQTNEEGDSDISSTLNSNQNEESKQTSTPYHHHQLQDSNFLEDDINTFPLLTSVPTQNPQGIQYTQELSKLFQPNQMDVNKSIFSSQTNEEIQKIIIQLEGDINNSQQQ; this is encoded by the coding sequence ATGCTTTCGTCAACAAACTCTCAACAATCAATTGTATCATACTCTGCATTGAAAAAGCCAACAATGaattcaaatagtaataataataataataatagcaatagtaaaccaaaatcaattataccACAAACTTTAAAAGCTCCTCAGCATgtgaataataatagtagtaataataataataataataatattaatagacCAAGTCACCAGTTAAAACCATCTCTTCCATCTTTATCGAAGCCTCAACAGCCAATACAGcaaacacaacaacaaatatcaCCACCTCAATCAATTCAACAgccaattcaacaacaacaacaacaacaacaaatatcaccaccacaacaacaattacaacaacaacaacaacaacaacaacaacaacaacaacaacaacaacaacaacaacaacaacaacaacaacaacaaccatcacaacaacaaccacaaccacctcAGCCAATACAACCTCAACAAgcaaatcaaaatattgagaatgaaattaataataataaagttgtaGAGCCAACAGAAGATTCAAATACTTCACCTTCCTTAAAAACAGTTAAAAAGATAATCATCAGCGATGATTCTATGGATGTCATAATTCCAGATTCACCAAAATCATTAAGTTTAAATTTAGATGAATATGAAGAACAAGCAAAACCAAACTTTGGCTACTTGAACCAATCTAATATGGATTATGAAGTAATTGTTCACAATAAACCTTTAAATGACTCAACTAATATTACAAGCACTGACaatatagaaaataaatcTGAAAATAGTAGCAACAATtccagtaataataataataataataacaatgacaataataataatactggCAACACTAACTCCAATAACAACAATtccagtaataataataataataataataataataataataataataataataataataataataataatattaataataatattaataataatagtaataacaataataacaataatataaataataataatagtaataataacaataacaataacaacaataataataatagtaataataataacaacagcaacaataataacaatgaagaaaatttatcaaaagataaaaagattgaagaattaacaaatttattaatgaataGGGATAAAATGGTTAGTGAAATGAGTAAAAAGTTAACAGGTGTGCAACAAGAATCCCATGCAGGATCTGTTCCAACTTCAAAGATTTCAAACTTAAAAGTTTCATTTCCaaatcaacaaatacaaGGAACAAAACCAATTGCACACTTTAAGACTACAAtcccaattaataataataataacaataataataataacaataacaacaatagtagtaataacaacaataatagaAATGTTGGATCAAAAGATAAATCAAGAAATCAAAATGGCTCAAACCAACCCTCCTCTTccaatatttcaaaaaaacaaaaaccaaatgaaaatattgatactTCAAACCTAAATGGCAATGCTGTTGATGAAATATTTGATGGTCTAAATGACCAAGTTGAATCTATTGACTCTTCAGGTGAATCGATTTCCTTACTTGAAAAAATTACTCATTCATCAAAGAATAATATCAATAGTgtaaataatgtaaatagtaataataataataataataataataataataatataaataataccaataccaatgccaataccaataataataataatggtactAGTCGTAGTAATAGTGGcaatataaataatcataACAACAATGATAAAACAACATCTTCATCCACTCATTCATCGTCATCAAGTGATGCATCATATTGGAAAAACATTGCATCCAAATTCCAAACTCGTTTAAGAAATGTTGAGGCCGCATTGAATGgagaatttgataaaaaaccaaaagaACAAGCATTAAAAGCTGAAGATATTGCATTAGTTGTTAGAAATGAGTTATTAAGAAGTATGAAGAGCAATCAACagcaaccaccacaacaacaacaacaacaaccacaacaaattGAAAACTTAGTGGATCCACAAatccaacaacaaaatcaattaactcaacaattacaacaattacaacaacaataccaacaattacaacaacaaaatcatcaaacacaacaacaaaaccatcaaatacaacaacaaaatcaacaattgcAAAATCAAagtcaacaattacaacaacaatttaaatttgaacaaCAAAGAAATACTGAAATTAAATTGGATTTGGAGAAATCAAAGGAACAACATCAAGCAGAACTTTGTAAAGCTTTGAAAATGGtagatgaatttgaaatgaaaCACAATGAATCCCAAAATAAATTGGTTCAATgggaaaaagaaattggttcattaaaaattcaactCGATGAGAGTAAACAATATGCTGAAATCGTTAAAGTCTCCTTTGACAAGAGAATGCAAAAGGAAATGGATGAACATGAACAAGAATTGGATTtaacaaagaaaaaacatTTGAAAAAGCTTGATGCTCTCTTTAAAGAGTTGGCACAATGGAAAGATTGTAGTAAAAGATTATTtgcaaaaattaataatagagaTCAAAATGAATCATTACCTAATGAAACAAATGTTtatgatgattttgatgatgatgatgatgatgatgatgataataatgatgataataatgatgataatgatgaaaaagataataaaaacaatagtaataataataataataataataataataataataataataataataataataataataataatgataatgataatgataataatgtaaataatgataCAACTTTAGATCAAGATAAATCAAAATGTAATAGTCAAACAAATGAAGAGGGCGATAGTGATATTAGTAGTACATTAAATTCTAATCAAAATGAAGAAAGTAAACAAACCTCTACTCCctatcaccatcatcaattacAAGATAGTAATTTTTTAGAAGATGATATTAATACCTTTCCACTATTAACTTCTGTTCCAACACAAAACCCTCAAGGTATTCAATACACTCAAGAATTATCAAAACTTTTTCAACCAAACCAAATGGATGtgaataaatcaattttctCTTCTCAAACTAAtgaagaaattcaaaaaattattatccaACTCGAAggagatattaataattcacaacaacaataa
- the pigH gene encoding phosphatidylinositol glycan, class H gives MEYSCIPINNDVREYKISRKDRSLITYFDLFLLFTFICTFVKHQFYSQSLFKSFSTYFLFALILFRFYLKFFIVKEESLIVMREIGVQLKRKYFLRPSTVVEFIEKSKIEQIVINEGITKHNVIFYMAFIVEGKNKMVLAFEELIPRIDTLLKIYKGTQSLIFNNPTTTTTNTTATTTTNTTPSISSPTNQTPNNITTPTLTQVNQNNNNNNNNNNSFHTSTTMSSAIDDSEDFNLK, from the exons ATGGAATATAGTTGTATACCAATTAATAACGATGTTAGAGAATATAAAATATCAAGAAAGGATAGATCATTAATAACCTATTTCGATCTATTCCTTTTATTCACTTTTATATGTACATTTGTAAAACATCAATTCTATTCTCAATCTCTATTTAAATCTTTCTCGACTTATTTCTTGTTtgcattaattttatttagattttatttaaaattttttattgtaaaagaag AATCATTAATTGTAATGAGAGAGATAGGagttcaattaaaaagaaaatattttttaagaCCATCAACAGTTGTGGAATTTATAGAGAAATCAAAGATTGAGCAAATTGTAATTAATGAAGGTATTACAAAGCATAATGTTATCTTTTACATGGCATTCATAGTTGaaggtaaaaataaaatggtttTAGCATTTGAAGAATTAATACCAAGAATTGATacacttttaaaaatttataaaggGACACaatctttaatatttaataatcccactactactaccacaaatacaacagcaacaacgaCAACAAATACTACCCCATCTATTTCTTCACCAACAAATCAAACACCAAATAACATAACTACACCAACACTAACACaagtaaatcaaaataataacaataataataataataataactcttTTCATACCTCTACAACAATGTCATCTGCTATTGATGATTCTGaggattttaatttaaaataa
- a CDS encoding hypothetical protein (Similar to Actinobacillus pleuropneumoniae (Haemophilus pleuropneumoniae). urea transport protein Utp), whose protein sequence is MLASNGYTGLLFLVGLYFENPIMATVALSCTIISTLTAVILKFNKENIMEGLYGFNSSLIGCAMVFYLELNIYVIIGFIMGSIVSTLLMEFFLRNNLPAYTFPFIFTTWILLWILRIPGITNAKPPSDIIDYQVLIDYSMPAHSFGQVLFLGDCISGLLVLIGVYIWSPIASLYGIISTLISAGISNYFLNVSGSEVSIERIHAGLYGFNAVLCGIAQSGKKPIDGIYVLISLIISTTFYIMLVQNNFTSLTFPFVLSMWFCCILKFIISNYDNDKINNIIGNNGGGGGGVKQTKVYKNFKFVLKKVSKLRNRSKQNGKFKNSTTINNNDDENEFALKNIIVPTTNNNNILLNII, encoded by the coding sequence ATGTTGGCAAGTAATGGTTATACAGGtttgttatttttagttgGTCTTTACTTTGAAAACCCTATTATGGCAACGGTGGCATTATCATGTACAATAATATCAACACTTACAGcggtaatattaaaatttaataaagagaaTATAATGGAAGGGTTATATGGATTTAATTCATCATTGATTGGATGTGCAATGGTATTTTATTTagaattgaatatttatgTTATCATTGGATTTATAATGGGATCAATTGTATCCACATTGTTGATGGAATTCTTCCTAAGGAATAATTTACCAGCGTATACATTTCCATTCATTTTCACAACATGGATACTATTATGGATTCTAAGGATACCAGGAATAACCAATGCAAAGCCGCCAAGTGACATAATCGATTACCAAGTACTAATTGACTATTCAATGCCTGCGCATTCATTTGGCCAAGTTTTATTCTTGGGTGATTGTATTAGTGGGTTGTTAGTATTGATTGGTGTTTATATATGGTCGCCAATCGCTTCACTCTATGGTATAATCTCCACATTAATCAGTGCTggtatttcaaattatttccTCAATGTATCTGGTTCCGAGGTTTCTATAGAAAGAATTCACGCTGGTCTATATGGATTCAATGCAGTTTTATGTGGAATAGCTCAAAGTGgtaaaaaaccaattgatGGTATTTATgtattaatatctttaataatatcaacaacattttatataatgttagttcaaaataattttacatCGTTAACTTTTCCTTTTGTTTTATCAATGTGGTTTTGTtgtattttgaaatttattatttcaaattatgataatgataaaataaataatattattggaaataatggtggtggtggtggtggtgtaaaacaaacaaaagtgtataaaaattttaaatttgttttgaaaaaagtTTCAAAATTAAGAAATAGAAGTAAACAAAAtgggaaatttaaaaattcaacaacaatcaacaaTAATGATGACGAAAATGAATTtgctttaaaaaatataatagtaccaacaacaaataataataacatattgttaaatattatttag
- the ube2n gene encoding hypothetical protein has translation MATLPKRIIKETQRLMTEPAPGISATPATDNFRYFKVAISGPLDSPFEGGVFNLELFLTDDYPMSAPKVRFLTKIYHPNIDKLGRICLDILKDKWSPALQIRTVLLSIQALLSAPNPDDPLANDVAEHWKTNEKEAMARAREWTRLYAEAPVEN, from the exons ATGGCAACATTACcaaaaagaattataaag gaAACACAAAGACTTATGACTGAACCTG cTCCAGGTATTAGTGCAACACCAGCAACAGATAATTTTCGTTATTTTAAAGTAGCAATTTCAGGACCATTAGATTCACCATTTGAAGGTggtgtttttaatttagaaCTTTTCCTTACAGATGACTATCCAATGTCTGCACCAAAAGTTCGTTTCCTTACTAAAATCTATCACCCAAATATTGATAAGTTGGGTAGAATTTgtttagatattttaaaagataaatggAGTCCAGCTCTTCAAATTAGAACTGTTCTCTTATCAATTCAAGCTTTATTATCAGCCCCAAATCCAGATg aTCCATTAGCAAATGATGTAGCTGAACATTGGAAAACCAACGAAAAAGAAGCAATGGCAAGAG CTAGAGAATGGACCAGATTATACGCTGAAGCACCAGttgaaaattaa
- a CDS encoding hypothetical protein (Similar to Dictyostelium discoideum (Slime mold). prespore-specific protein), producing the protein MTQKDKRSNRRRVSCGFHHKRHQACPDNCEGRISHPPDVHPPVQDKFTVGCTECKSFFQEKLFSQTTLSGKPLSQIIATNNNNNTNSNNTNNTNNNNNNNNNNNNNNNNNNTNNNDDNNNLPTQVNKKKRTTTQPINIKKIEKSIPFEVNFISSSTPSSSNTSPSMSPPTYQQSDNSSAIVPSFTLSSNIVQTFSSANPLSSSGETKKRKFSYDGNSSGSDTEEFTSRSSSFSRSSSPLSLSCVPSPSNSSPIASPQLTVPSTPLLTSVNGSRNNNNSNNNSNNNNNNQIQNNNNNNNNNNNVNNNIINNKDNNILVAESLLFLLEQEVEKEIITQKENDLSARKLKQIQEQEYVERIQQVLEYKKGQQDIEYQKLQQKQMELEKWKSQLINFEKELTFKQQYINSINYNLQQQQHQQQIKAQIQPQQQLQQQQQNKSINSMSFFNLLNSLAEESPIATLSS; encoded by the exons atgacacAAAAAGATAAAAGATCAAATAGAAGAAGAGTTTCTTGTGGATTCCACCATAAAAGACATCAAGCATGTCCAGATAATTGTGAAGGTAGAATTTCTCATCCACCTGATGTACATCCACCAGTTCAAGATAAATTTACAGTAGGTTGCACTGAATGTAAAAGTTTTTTCCAAGAAAAGTTGTTTAGTCAAACTACTTTATCTGGTAAACCTTTAAGTCAAATTATtgcaacaaataataataataatacaaatagtaataatacaaataatacaaataataataataataataataataataataataataataataataataataatacaaataataatgacgataataataatttaccaactcaagtaaataaaaaaaagagaactACAACTCAaccaataaatattaaaaaaattgaaaaatcaattccATTTGAAGTAAATTTCATATCTtcatcaacaccatcatcaagTAATACATCACCATCAATGTCTCCACCAACTTATCAACAAAGTGATAATAGCTCTGCCATTGTTCCATCTTTTACTTTAAGTTCAAATATTGTACAAACCTTTTCATCTGCTAATCCTTTATCCTCATCTGGTGaaactaaaaaaagaaaattctcTTATGACGGCAACAGCAGTGGCAGTGATACAGAAGAATTTACCTCAAGATCGTCATCTTTCTCTAGATCTTCATCTCCTTTATCTCTTTCATGTGTTCCAAGTCCTTCAAATTCTTCACCAATTGCTTCTCCTCAATTAACCGTTCCATCAACTCCATTACTTACCAGTGTTAATGGTAGtcgtaataataataatagtaataataatagtaataataataataataatcaaattcaaaacaataataataataataataataataataatgttaataataatattattaataataaagataataatattttggttgcagaatcattattatttttattagaaCAAGaagttgaaaaagaaataataacacaaaaagaaaatgacCTTTCTGCcagaaaattaaaacaaatccAAGAACAGGAATATGTTGAAAGAATACAACAAGTTTTGGAATATAAAAAGGGTCAACAAGATATAGAATATcaaaaattacaacaaaaacaaatggAATTAGAAAAATGGAAAtcacaattaataaattttgaaaaggAATTAACTTTTAAACAAcaatatataaatagtataaattataatttacaacaacaacaacaccaacagcAAATTAAAGCTCAAattcaaccacaacaacaattacaacaacaacaacaaaataagtcaattaattcaatg tcattttttaatttattaaactcTTTGGCTGAAGAAAGTCCAATTGCCACTTTGTCAtcataa